In Dyadobacter sp. NIV53, a single window of DNA contains:
- a CDS encoding ABC transporter permease, whose translation MLKNYFKIAWRNLVKDKVFSSINILGLTIGITCCMMIFLFIMNEFSVDNFHGKRKDIYRVMRDFDMNGTKLSVPYLSGPYAPALLNDYAGTVKQAVRVMATNGLVTLGNNSFNEKKLYVTDTDFFTLFSFPLIRGNAATVLKDPESVVLSETTAKKYFGDQDPIGKIIELDKNRKLTVTGISKDIPSNSHLDFDLLIPITHYEQEDWIKVWINNNFFTYVLLDGHANEAKLEKSFPQFMDKYMGKDMARFGMKVGLSLTPLSNVYFEEHSAFDNVKHGDKKVVYIFLSIAALILLIACINFMNLSTIRAVERSKEVGLRKVMGALRNHLVWQFIGESLLLTLIACALSLALLQFLMPLYNQLLGYSLTVSWNSPALYGFLLGVVILVGFLAGSYPALFLSGFTPIQALKGKLKLGKGGSFFRQSLVVVQFSISVFLIIGTIIIMSQMNFVKNMELGYDQEHTLVIPINNDIYNAKNTFKKELERLNSVASVSLMSGEPGGFFDMHTLKAEGQNDRVWKTRVAFSDFEYAKTLGLKFIAGRDFSSQFSTDTTEAAIVNRTAAKSLGFTPEQAIGKWVQNTVQDSKKRKIVGVVEDFNFLSLKEKMDALVISPGEDNRVVVVKLKSGNIQSAVEAIKGVYSKVAPSYPFEYSFLDQKFDELYKTDIRQQTTLSIFAGLAIFIACLGLFGLASFTATKRTKEIGVRKVLGSSTQNIVVLLSKELLKPVLLATCIAMPLGYFTMNNWLQNFSYRTPMHWWIFALSASITIGIALFTISFKAVKAALMNPVTSLKTE comes from the coding sequence ATGCTAAAAAATTACTTTAAAATCGCCTGGCGGAATCTTGTTAAGGACAAGGTTTTTTCATCCATAAACATTCTTGGTCTTACGATCGGGATTACCTGTTGTATGATGATTTTTCTATTTATCATGAATGAGTTCAGTGTGGACAATTTTCATGGAAAGAGAAAAGATATCTATCGTGTCATGCGCGATTTTGATATGAATGGGACAAAATTGTCTGTGCCGTATCTTTCAGGACCTTATGCTCCGGCTTTGTTGAACGACTATGCCGGTACGGTGAAGCAGGCTGTTCGTGTAATGGCGACAAATGGACTGGTTACTTTGGGGAATAATTCATTCAATGAAAAGAAATTGTACGTAACGGATACAGATTTTTTTACTTTGTTTTCATTCCCGCTCATTCGTGGTAATGCCGCCACGGTATTGAAAGACCCTGAAAGTGTGGTACTTTCAGAAACGACGGCTAAAAAGTATTTTGGAGATCAGGATCCGATCGGGAAAATTATTGAGCTTGATAAAAACAGAAAACTCACCGTTACCGGAATTTCAAAAGACATTCCTTCCAATTCACACCTTGACTTTGATCTGCTAATCCCGATCACCCATTACGAACAGGAAGACTGGATAAAAGTTTGGATCAACAATAACTTTTTTACGTATGTTTTGCTCGATGGACATGCAAACGAGGCGAAGCTGGAAAAGAGTTTTCCGCAATTCATGGATAAATACATGGGTAAGGATATGGCTCGTTTTGGGATGAAAGTCGGCCTTTCGCTGACTCCTTTGTCCAACGTATATTTCGAAGAGCATTCGGCGTTCGATAATGTCAAACACGGCGATAAGAAAGTGGTTTATATTTTCCTTTCTATCGCAGCGCTTATTCTGCTCATTGCCTGTATCAACTTCATGAATCTGAGTACAATACGTGCAGTTGAACGATCAAAAGAAGTGGGATTGCGCAAAGTAATGGGGGCGTTGCGGAATCACCTGGTTTGGCAATTCATCGGTGAATCTCTGTTGCTGACACTCATCGCTTGTGCACTTTCTTTGGCACTACTTCAATTTTTGATGCCTCTATACAACCAGTTGCTTGGATACAGCCTGACCGTTTCATGGAATTCACCAGCATTATATGGTTTTCTCCTGGGCGTTGTTATTCTCGTAGGGTTTCTGGCAGGTAGTTATCCGGCGCTTTTTCTTTCTGGTTTTACACCCATTCAAGCATTAAAAGGTAAACTGAAACTGGGAAAAGGAGGATCATTTTTCAGGCAATCCTTAGTGGTCGTTCAGTTTAGTATTTCAGTTTTTTTGATCATTGGTACGATCATTATCATGAGCCAGATGAATTTTGTGAAAAACATGGAACTCGGCTATGATCAGGAACATACACTTGTGATACCGATCAATAATGATATTTACAATGCTAAAAACACCTTCAAAAAAGAATTGGAGAGATTGAATAGCGTGGCTTCTGTTTCATTGATGTCTGGTGAGCCGGGTGGCTTTTTTGATATGCATACATTAAAAGCAGAAGGCCAGAACGATAGAGTCTGGAAAACCAGGGTTGCGTTTTCAGATTTTGAATATGCCAAAACGCTTGGACTAAAATTCATTGCCGGACGGGATTTTTCATCCCAATTTTCGACAGACACAACCGAGGCGGCCATTGTGAACCGCACAGCCGCCAAATCACTTGGATTTACTCCCGAACAGGCCATAGGAAAGTGGGTTCAAAATACGGTTCAGGATTCCAAAAAGAGAAAGATTGTCGGTGTTGTAGAAGATTTTAACTTTTTGTCTTTAAAAGAAAAAATGGATGCGCTGGTGATTTCGCCGGGAGAAGATAACCGCGTGGTTGTTGTGAAATTAAAGTCGGGCAATATTCAGTCTGCCGTGGAAGCAATAAAAGGCGTGTATAGCAAAGTTGCTCCTTCCTATCCATTTGAATACAGCTTTTTAGATCAAAAGTTTGACGAACTCTACAAAACAGACATTCGCCAGCAAACCACATTGAGCATATTTGCGGGATTAGCCATTTTCATCGCGTGCTTAGGTTTATTCGGCCTTGCGTCTTTTACAGCCACAAAGCGGACAAAGGAAATTGGCGTGAGAAAAGTTCTTGGTTCTTCTACGCAAAATATTGTGGTTTTGCTTTCAAAAGAACTCCTAAAACCGGTTCTGCTCGCGACCTGCATTGCCATGCCATTAGGTTATTTTACGATGAATAACTGGCTGCAAAACTTTTCATACCGAACGCCCATGCACTGGTGGATCTTCGCCCTTTCCGCAAGCATCACAATCGGTATTGCATTGTTTACTATCAGTTTTAAAGCGGTGAAAGCTGCGCTGATGAATCCGGTGACGAGTTTAAAAACGGAGTAA
- a CDS encoding ABC transporter ATP-binding protein, whose product MIKISNMHKVFSTEEVETTALNGIDMDIKDGEFVAIMGPSGCGKSTLLNILGLLDNPSEGSYEFYGTEVAKMSERQRAQIRKGNIGFVFQSFNLIDELTVYENVELPLLYLKTPPAERKQKVEAALDRMNMMHRRNHFPQQLSGGQQQRTAIARAVVANPKTILADEPTGNLDSKNGEEVMSLLSQLNNAGTTILMVTHSPYDAGFAHRIVNLFDGKIVTEKIHV is encoded by the coding sequence ATGATCAAAATTAGTAACATGCATAAGGTTTTCTCTACGGAGGAAGTTGAGACTACTGCCCTGAACGGAATTGATATGGATATCAAGGACGGTGAATTTGTAGCCATCATGGGGCCTTCCGGTTGTGGTAAATCCACACTCCTGAATATCCTGGGATTACTGGATAATCCAAGTGAAGGTTCTTACGAATTCTATGGTACAGAAGTGGCTAAAATGTCGGAACGCCAGCGTGCTCAGATTCGGAAAGGAAACATTGGATTTGTATTCCAAAGCTTCAACCTGATCGATGAACTTACGGTTTATGAAAACGTGGAACTTCCTTTGCTTTATCTTAAAACCCCACCTGCCGAACGTAAGCAAAAAGTAGAAGCAGCCCTTGACCGCATGAATATGATGCACCGCCGCAATCACTTTCCCCAGCAGTTATCGGGTGGACAGCAGCAGCGTACCGCCATTGCAAGAGCCGTTGTTGCCAATCCGAAAACAATACTGGCGGATGAGCCTACTGGTAATCTTGACTCTAAAAATGGAGAAGAAGTAATGAGTTTGCTGAGCCAGCTAAATAATGCTGGAACTACGATTTTAATGGTAACCCACTCACCATACGATGCTGGTTTTGCTCACCGAATTGTGAATTTGTTTGATGGCAAAATCGTAACTGAAAAAATACACGTGTAG